A single Zootoca vivipara chromosome 1, rZooViv1.1, whole genome shotgun sequence DNA region contains:
- the BAZ1A gene encoding bromodomain adjacent to zinc finger domain protein 1A isoform X2: protein MPLLHRKPFVREKPPADLRPDEHVFYCKVTNEIFRNYDDFFERTILCNSLVWSCAVTGKPGLTYQEALESEKKALQNLQNFPEPLIVPVLYLVTLTQRSRLHEVCDDIFAYVKDRYFVGEIVAVLRNNGERLQCKILEVKAPVHQNGMANGHVNNSDGVTIVISDSDDSDLDTSSAQNGKEKAITEPSMFKYKVKPIKKQLYESVTVKASQICRRKHLFSRDRLKLFLKQHCESYDGIVKIKAISVAKYKIAEQNFSYLFPDDPPTFVFSPSNRRRRRPPKMASDDHEDFVAKEQLSPRNANSAAKERVRLQKEKDEMRAMEKLKREKTTSIESKKKEREDKEKRREELKKIVEGERLKKKEERERLKIEKEKEREKLREEKRKYLEHLKQWSKRREDMECDDLKELPVPTPVKTRLPPEIFGDAVMVLEFLHAFGELFDLQDEFPDGVTLEVLEEALVGNDSEGPLCELLFFFLTAIFQAMVEEEEEVAKDQIADAETKDLTEALDEDADPTKSALSAVATLAAAWPQLHQGCNLKNLDLDSCTLSEILRLHILASGADVTSANAKYRYQKRGGFDATDDACMELRLNNPGLLKKLTCTSVYDLSSGEKMKILHALCGKLLTLVSTRDFIEDSVDILRQAKQEFRELKAEQHRKEREAAAARIRKKKEERLKGQELKMKEKQEKLKEEQKNSAIDIAIGEEEREELDTSTESKETESKEQDLDAMTDEEDDIVPNKKRRGGRRQNGFKDLARQIETTGEKCEPLTPEEEEALKQEQQAKERELTEKIQKATACTNISPLGRDRLYRRYWVFPSIPGLFVEEDYSGLTEDMLLPRPSSFQNNVQSHIADKSQTAIKTSESLKTESTSNSHQDFHTGATVQVSLPIHKPNRWCFYSSQEQLNQLLAALNSRGYRESALKEILLQEKNRISKQLDSFAVEKFHISEKPQNESKLYPVRGKTQNTYDAAPMSAEKQLELRLRDFLLDIEDRIYQGTLGSIKVTDRQTWRTALESGQYELLNDENKENGIMKTVTDDVEEMEVDNQARGIARDRLIVLKPEPRSTASTNTSTPQPVNNVVHYLASALLQIQQGIERKFLKAPLDASDGGRSHKTVLDRWRESLLSSASLSQIFLHLSTLERSVIWSKSILNARCKMCRKKGDAECMVLCDGCDRGYHIYCIRPKLKVVPDGDWFCPECRPKQRSRRLSSRQRPSVESDEEAEELIEEEEDETSYEDTGHSEEEGYEDEEDEDNSDYQEEDDESFSKSRKPQVKLALRTRAAKLATSISGQYSQRKSTGRYSSRSQQNTPKQTGFASKATGKGIRKTKSAPPSVAKSSRLSSRTTRQNRDLLRADTFIELTNPQRRRRGRKTADNTPESSPSSSLGFRIVDATDSKEKKSSPIPIVKNSPQDTEPKKRGRKRQSTEPSPMPLNRRSSGRQGGVHELSAFEQLVVELVRHDDSWPFMKLVSKIQVPDYYDIIKKPIALNIIREKVNKCEYKLASEFIEDIELMFSNCFEYNPRNTSEAKAGTRLQDFFRVQAHKLGLPVTSGYMDRVAPAAKKSRI, encoded by the exons TGACTTTTTTGAACGAACCATTCTGTGTAATAGCCTTGTGTGGAGTTGTGCTGTTACCGGTAAACCTGGACTCACCTATCAAGAAGCACTAGAATCAGAAAAGAAAGCTCTACAAAATCTCCAGAACTTTCCAGAGCCACTTATTGTTCCAGTTCTATACTTAGTTACCCTCACTCAGCGCTCACGACTTCATGAAGTTTGTGATGACATCTTTGCTTATGTCAAGGACCGTTATTTTGTTGGTGAAATTGTTGCAGTACTTAGGAATAATGGTGAAAG ACTGCAGTGTAAGATTTTGGAAGTTAAAGCACCAGTGCATCAAAATGGAATGGCTAATGGCCACGTTAACAATTCAGACGGAGTCACTATCGTAATTAGTGATAGTGATGATTCAGACTTGGATACCAGTTCTGCACAAAATGG gaaggaaaaagcCATAACTGAACCCTCCATGTTCAAGTACAAAGTGAAGCCTATTAAGAAACAATTGTATGAATCTGTTACAGTGAAAGCATCTCAGATATG CCGGAGGAAACATCTATTTTCTCGTGACAGACTAAAGCTCTTTTTGAAGCAGCACTGTGAATCGTATGATGGCATTGTTAAAATTAAG GCAATATCAGTTGCAAAATACAAGATAGCAGAACAGAATTTTTCCTACCTCTTTCCTGAtgatccacccacttttgtcttcAGTCCTTCAAACAGACGGCGAAGGAGACCTCCAAAGATGGCATCCGATGATCAT GAGGATTTCGTTGCAAAAGAGCAGCTTAGTCCTAGAAATGCAAACAGTGCAGCAAAAGAAAGGGTAAgactccaaaaagaaaaagacgaAATGAGGGCCATGG aaaaattgaaaagaGAAAAGACAACTTCTATAGAAtccaagaagaaagaaagagaagataaGGAAAAAAGGAGGGAAGAACTTAAGAAGATTGTGGAAGGAGAAAggctgaagaagaaagaagagagagagcgactcaaaatagaaaaagaaaag GAAAGAGAAAAGCTTCGCGAAGAGAAAAGGAAATACCTGGAACATCTAAAACAATGGAGTAAGCGTAGAGAAGACATGGAATGTGATGATCTTAAG GAACTTCCAGTTCCAACTCCAGTGAAAACCAGACTACCTCCTGAAATCTTTGGTGATGCTGTCATGGTCTTGGAGTTTCTCCATGCCTTTGGTGAACTTTTTGATCTTCAAGATGAGTTTCCTGATGGAGTGACTTTAG AGGTTTTAGAGGAAGCTCTTGTTGGAAATGACAGTGAAGGTCCTCTATGTGaattgctgtttttcttcttgaCGGCCATTTTTCAAGCCatggttgaagaagaagaagaagtggccAAAGACCAAATAGCTGATGCTGAGACCAAAG ATTTAACAGAGGCTTTGGATGAAGATGCAGACCCCACAAAATCTGCACTATCTGCAGTTGCAACTTTGGCAGCTGCATGGCCCCAGTTACATCAGG GTTGCAATTTGAAAAACTTGGATCTTGATAGCTGCACTCTTTCTGAGATTCTCAGACTTCATATCCTAGCATCAGGTGCAGATGTAACATCAGCCAATGCTAAATATCGTTACCAGAAGCGAGGAGGATTTGATGCTACAGATGATGCTTGCATGGAGCTAAGATTGAATAATCCTGGGTTGTTGAAGAAACTCACCTGTACTTCTGTGTATGATCTATCATCGG GGGAGAAGATGAAGATTCTCCATGCCCTCTGTGGGAAGCTTTTGACTCTTGTTTCTACTCGAGACTTCATTGAGGACTCTGTTGATATATTACGACAGGCAAAACAAGAATTCAGAGAGTTAAAAGCAGAACAGCACcggaaagaaagagaagctgcAGCAGCAAG AATCcgcaagaaaaaagaagaaagactaAAAGGACAAGAACTAAAGATGAAAGAGAAgcaagagaaactgaaagaagagCAGAAAAATTCTGCAATTGACATAGCTATTGG tgaggaggagcgggaagaGCTTGATACAAGCACAGAGAGCAAAGAAACTGAATCAAAAGAGCAAGACTTAGATGCTATGACAGATGAGGAAGATGACATTgtgccaaacaaaaagagaagaggag GAAGAAGACAGAATGGCTTTAAAGATCTGGCAAGGCAAATAGAGACAACTGGTGAAAAATGTGAGCCACTCACtccagaggaggaagaagcttTAAAACAGGAACAGCAAGCAAAAGAAAGGGAACTTACAGAAAAGATTCAGAAAGCCACAGCCTGTACAAATATATCTCCTTTGGGCCGGGACCGCCTATACCGACGCTACTGGGTTTTCCCATCTATTCCAGGATTATTTGTGGAAGAAGACTATTCTGGTCTTACAGAAGATATGTTGTTGCCTCGGCCGTCTTCATTTCAAAATAATGTACAGAGTCACATTGCAGATAAATCTCAGACTGCTATTAAAACTTCAGAGTCTTTGAAGACAGAATCTACCTCTAACAGTCACCAAGATTTCCATACTGGTGCTACTGTACAGGTGTCGTTGCCAATACATAAACCAAACCGGTGGTGCTTTTACAGTTCTCAGGAACAACTGAACCAACTTCTAGCTGCTCTCAATTCCAGAGGATACAGGGAAAGTGCCTTAAAGGAAAttcttttgcaggaaaaaaacagAATATCTAAACAACTGGACAGTTTTGCTGTAGAAAAATTCCACATTTCAG AGAAACCTCAAAATGAAAGCAAGTTGTATCCAGTACGTgggaaaacacagaatacatatgATGCAGCTCCAATGTCTGCAGAAAAGCAGCTTGAATTGAGACTCAGAGACTTTCTTTTGGATATTGAAGACAGAATCTATCAAGGAACTTTGGGCTCTAttaag GTAACAGACAGGCAAACTTGGAGGACAGCCTTAGAAAGTGGGCAATATGAGTTACTAAATgatgaaaacaaagaaaatggtATAATGAAAACTGTGACTGATGATGTTGAAGAGATGGAAGTAGATAATCAAGCAAGAGGTATTGCAAGAGACAG ATTGATTGTATTAAAACCTGAACCTCGAAGCACCGCTTCAACGAATACAAGCACTCCGCAGCCCGTGAATAATGTTGTCCATTACTTGGCATCAGCACTGCTTCAAATACAGCAAGGCATTGAACGGAAATTCCTCAAAGCTCCACTTG ATGCCAGTGATGGTGGCCGTTCCCATAAAACAGTCTTGGACCGCTGGAGAGAATCACTTCTGTCTTCTGCTAGCCTCTCTCAAATCTTCCTCCACCTCTCAACACTAGAGCGAAGTGTAATCTGGTCCAAATCTATCTTAAATGCTCGTTGCAAAATGTGCAGAAAGAAAGGAGATGCTGAATGCATGGTGCTGTGTGATGGCTGTGATCGAGGCTATCATATTTACTGTATAAGGCCAAAGCTCAAG GTTGTTCCCGATGGAGACTGGTTTTGCCCAGAATGTCGACCAAAGCAGCGTTCCAGACGCCTCTCATCCCGACAAAGACCTTCTGTGGAAAGTGATGAAGAGGCTGAAGAACTgattgaagaggaggaagatgaaacCAGTTATGAAGATACTGGACATAGTGAGGAAGAAGGTTATGAAGATGAAGAGGATGAGGACAACTCTGATTATCAAGAAGAGGATGATGAAAG CTTCTCCAAATCAAGAAAACCTCAAGTAAAACTAGCTTTAAGAACAAGAGCTGCAAAACTTGCAACCAGCATCTCAGGTCAATACAGCCAGCGTAAGAGTACTGGAAGATACAGTTCCCGGAGTCAGCAGAATACACCTAAGCAAACCGGATTTGCAAGTAAAGCTACTGGGAAGGGCATAAGAAAGACAAAGTCTGCTCCTCCATCAGTAGCAAAATCATCAAGACTTAGTAGCCGTACAACTCGTCAGAATCGAGATTTGCTACGAGCAGACACATTTATAGAGTTGACCAATCCCCAAAGGCGACGCCGAGGAAGGAAGACAGCAGACAATACTCCAGAGAGTAGTCCTTCCAGTTCTCTTGGCTTCAGAATTGTTGATGCTACAGattcaaaggaaaagaagagtTCTCCCATTCCTATTGTAAAAAATTCTCCTCAAGATACAGAGCCCAAAAAGAGGGGTAGGAAACGACAATCTACAG AGCCGTCTCCAATGCCTCTGAATAGGAGAAGTTCAGGACGTCAGGGTGGAGTTCATGAACTGTCTGCTTTTGAGCAGCTTGTTGTGGAATTGGTGCGCCATGATGACAGCTGGCCTTTTATGAAACTAGTGTCCAAAATCCAG GTACCAGACTACTATGATATTATCAAAAAACCTATTGCCTTAAACATAATCCGTGAAAAAGTCAACAAATGTGAATACAAGCTAGCTT CGGAATTCATTGAAGACATTGAACtgatgttttcaaactgctttgAGTATAACCCACGCAATACAAGTGAAGCAAAAGCTGGAACAAGACTTCAGGATTTTTTCCGTGTTCAGGCTCACAAGCTTGGACTTCCTGTTACTTCTGGTTACATGGACCGTGTTGCTCCAGCAGCCAAAAAATCCCGAATCTAA
- the BAZ1A gene encoding bromodomain adjacent to zinc finger domain protein 1A isoform X1, giving the protein MPLLHRKPFVREKPPADLRPDEHVFYCKVTNEIFRNYDDFFERTILCNSLVWSCAVTGKPGLTYQEALESEKKALQNLQNFPEPLIVPVLYLVTLTQRSRLHEVCDDIFAYVKDRYFVGEIVAVLRNNGERLQCKILEVKAPVHQNGMANGHVNNSDGVTIVISDSDDSDLDTSSAQNGKEKAITEPSMFKYKVKPIKKQLYESVTVKASQICRRKHLFSRDRLKLFLKQHCESYDGIVKIKAISVAKYKIAEQNFSYLFPDDPPTFVFSPSNRRRRRPPKMASDDHEDFVAKEQLSPRNANSAAKERVRLQKEKDEMRAMEKLKREKTTSIESKKKEREDKEKRREELKKIVEGERLKKKEERERLKIEKEKEREKLREEKRKYLEHLKQWSKRREDMECDDLKELPVPTPVKTRLPPEIFGDAVMVLEFLHAFGELFDLQDEFPDGVTLEVLEEALVGNDSEGPLCELLFFFLTAIFQAMVEEEEEVAKDQIADAETKDLTEALDEDADPTKSALSAVATLAAAWPQLHQGCNLKNLDLDSCTLSEILRLHILASGADVTSANAKYRYQKRGGFDATDDACMELRLNNPGLLKKLTCTSVYDLSSGEKMKILHALCGKLLTLVSTRDFIEDSVDILRQAKQEFRELKAEQHRKEREAAAARIRKKKEERLKGQELKMKEKQEKLKEEQKNSAIDIAIGEEEREELDTSTESKETESKEQDLDAMTDEEDDIVPNKKRRGGRRQNGFKDLARQIETTGEKCEPLTPEEEEALKQEQQAKERELTEKIQKATACTNISPLGRDRLYRRYWVFPSIPGLFVEEDYSGLTEDMLLPRPSSFQNNVQSHIADKSQTAIKTSESLKTESTSNSHQDFHTGATVQVSLPIHKPNRWCFYSSQEQLNQLLAALNSRGYRESALKEILLQEKNRISKQLDSFAVEKFHISEKPQNESKLYPVRGKTQNTYDAAPMSAEKQLELRLRDFLLDIEDRIYQGTLGSIKVTDRQTWRTALESGQYELLNDENKENGIMKTVTDDVEEMEVDNQARGIARDRLIVLKPEPRSTASTNTSTPQPVNNVVHYLASALLQIQQGIERKFLKAPLGDAEENKRDQKGDKRRKREDQSSQKDDASDGGRSHKTVLDRWRESLLSSASLSQIFLHLSTLERSVIWSKSILNARCKMCRKKGDAECMVLCDGCDRGYHIYCIRPKLKVVPDGDWFCPECRPKQRSRRLSSRQRPSVESDEEAEELIEEEEDETSYEDTGHSEEEGYEDEEDEDNSDYQEEDDESFSKSRKPQVKLALRTRAAKLATSISGQYSQRKSTGRYSSRSQQNTPKQTGFASKATGKGIRKTKSAPPSVAKSSRLSSRTTRQNRDLLRADTFIELTNPQRRRRGRKTADNTPESSPSSSLGFRIVDATDSKEKKSSPIPIVKNSPQDTEPKKRGRKRQSTEPSPMPLNRRSSGRQGGVHELSAFEQLVVELVRHDDSWPFMKLVSKIQVPDYYDIIKKPIALNIIREKVNKCEYKLASEFIEDIELMFSNCFEYNPRNTSEAKAGTRLQDFFRVQAHKLGLPVTSGYMDRVAPAAKKSRI; this is encoded by the exons TGACTTTTTTGAACGAACCATTCTGTGTAATAGCCTTGTGTGGAGTTGTGCTGTTACCGGTAAACCTGGACTCACCTATCAAGAAGCACTAGAATCAGAAAAGAAAGCTCTACAAAATCTCCAGAACTTTCCAGAGCCACTTATTGTTCCAGTTCTATACTTAGTTACCCTCACTCAGCGCTCACGACTTCATGAAGTTTGTGATGACATCTTTGCTTATGTCAAGGACCGTTATTTTGTTGGTGAAATTGTTGCAGTACTTAGGAATAATGGTGAAAG ACTGCAGTGTAAGATTTTGGAAGTTAAAGCACCAGTGCATCAAAATGGAATGGCTAATGGCCACGTTAACAATTCAGACGGAGTCACTATCGTAATTAGTGATAGTGATGATTCAGACTTGGATACCAGTTCTGCACAAAATGG gaaggaaaaagcCATAACTGAACCCTCCATGTTCAAGTACAAAGTGAAGCCTATTAAGAAACAATTGTATGAATCTGTTACAGTGAAAGCATCTCAGATATG CCGGAGGAAACATCTATTTTCTCGTGACAGACTAAAGCTCTTTTTGAAGCAGCACTGTGAATCGTATGATGGCATTGTTAAAATTAAG GCAATATCAGTTGCAAAATACAAGATAGCAGAACAGAATTTTTCCTACCTCTTTCCTGAtgatccacccacttttgtcttcAGTCCTTCAAACAGACGGCGAAGGAGACCTCCAAAGATGGCATCCGATGATCAT GAGGATTTCGTTGCAAAAGAGCAGCTTAGTCCTAGAAATGCAAACAGTGCAGCAAAAGAAAGGGTAAgactccaaaaagaaaaagacgaAATGAGGGCCATGG aaaaattgaaaagaGAAAAGACAACTTCTATAGAAtccaagaagaaagaaagagaagataaGGAAAAAAGGAGGGAAGAACTTAAGAAGATTGTGGAAGGAGAAAggctgaagaagaaagaagagagagagcgactcaaaatagaaaaagaaaag GAAAGAGAAAAGCTTCGCGAAGAGAAAAGGAAATACCTGGAACATCTAAAACAATGGAGTAAGCGTAGAGAAGACATGGAATGTGATGATCTTAAG GAACTTCCAGTTCCAACTCCAGTGAAAACCAGACTACCTCCTGAAATCTTTGGTGATGCTGTCATGGTCTTGGAGTTTCTCCATGCCTTTGGTGAACTTTTTGATCTTCAAGATGAGTTTCCTGATGGAGTGACTTTAG AGGTTTTAGAGGAAGCTCTTGTTGGAAATGACAGTGAAGGTCCTCTATGTGaattgctgtttttcttcttgaCGGCCATTTTTCAAGCCatggttgaagaagaagaagaagtggccAAAGACCAAATAGCTGATGCTGAGACCAAAG ATTTAACAGAGGCTTTGGATGAAGATGCAGACCCCACAAAATCTGCACTATCTGCAGTTGCAACTTTGGCAGCTGCATGGCCCCAGTTACATCAGG GTTGCAATTTGAAAAACTTGGATCTTGATAGCTGCACTCTTTCTGAGATTCTCAGACTTCATATCCTAGCATCAGGTGCAGATGTAACATCAGCCAATGCTAAATATCGTTACCAGAAGCGAGGAGGATTTGATGCTACAGATGATGCTTGCATGGAGCTAAGATTGAATAATCCTGGGTTGTTGAAGAAACTCACCTGTACTTCTGTGTATGATCTATCATCGG GGGAGAAGATGAAGATTCTCCATGCCCTCTGTGGGAAGCTTTTGACTCTTGTTTCTACTCGAGACTTCATTGAGGACTCTGTTGATATATTACGACAGGCAAAACAAGAATTCAGAGAGTTAAAAGCAGAACAGCACcggaaagaaagagaagctgcAGCAGCAAG AATCcgcaagaaaaaagaagaaagactaAAAGGACAAGAACTAAAGATGAAAGAGAAgcaagagaaactgaaagaagagCAGAAAAATTCTGCAATTGACATAGCTATTGG tgaggaggagcgggaagaGCTTGATACAAGCACAGAGAGCAAAGAAACTGAATCAAAAGAGCAAGACTTAGATGCTATGACAGATGAGGAAGATGACATTgtgccaaacaaaaagagaagaggag GAAGAAGACAGAATGGCTTTAAAGATCTGGCAAGGCAAATAGAGACAACTGGTGAAAAATGTGAGCCACTCACtccagaggaggaagaagcttTAAAACAGGAACAGCAAGCAAAAGAAAGGGAACTTACAGAAAAGATTCAGAAAGCCACAGCCTGTACAAATATATCTCCTTTGGGCCGGGACCGCCTATACCGACGCTACTGGGTTTTCCCATCTATTCCAGGATTATTTGTGGAAGAAGACTATTCTGGTCTTACAGAAGATATGTTGTTGCCTCGGCCGTCTTCATTTCAAAATAATGTACAGAGTCACATTGCAGATAAATCTCAGACTGCTATTAAAACTTCAGAGTCTTTGAAGACAGAATCTACCTCTAACAGTCACCAAGATTTCCATACTGGTGCTACTGTACAGGTGTCGTTGCCAATACATAAACCAAACCGGTGGTGCTTTTACAGTTCTCAGGAACAACTGAACCAACTTCTAGCTGCTCTCAATTCCAGAGGATACAGGGAAAGTGCCTTAAAGGAAAttcttttgcaggaaaaaaacagAATATCTAAACAACTGGACAGTTTTGCTGTAGAAAAATTCCACATTTCAG AGAAACCTCAAAATGAAAGCAAGTTGTATCCAGTACGTgggaaaacacagaatacatatgATGCAGCTCCAATGTCTGCAGAAAAGCAGCTTGAATTGAGACTCAGAGACTTTCTTTTGGATATTGAAGACAGAATCTATCAAGGAACTTTGGGCTCTAttaag GTAACAGACAGGCAAACTTGGAGGACAGCCTTAGAAAGTGGGCAATATGAGTTACTAAATgatgaaaacaaagaaaatggtATAATGAAAACTGTGACTGATGATGTTGAAGAGATGGAAGTAGATAATCAAGCAAGAGGTATTGCAAGAGACAG ATTGATTGTATTAAAACCTGAACCTCGAAGCACCGCTTCAACGAATACAAGCACTCCGCAGCCCGTGAATAATGTTGTCCATTACTTGGCATCAGCACTGCTTCAAATACAGCAAGGCATTGAACGGAAATTCCTCAAAGCTCCACTTG GTGATGCAGAAGAAAATAAGAGAGACCAAAAAGGGGATAAAAGGAGGAAAAGAGAAGATCAGTCTAGTCAGAAAGATG ATGCCAGTGATGGTGGCCGTTCCCATAAAACAGTCTTGGACCGCTGGAGAGAATCACTTCTGTCTTCTGCTAGCCTCTCTCAAATCTTCCTCCACCTCTCAACACTAGAGCGAAGTGTAATCTGGTCCAAATCTATCTTAAATGCTCGTTGCAAAATGTGCAGAAAGAAAGGAGATGCTGAATGCATGGTGCTGTGTGATGGCTGTGATCGAGGCTATCATATTTACTGTATAAGGCCAAAGCTCAAG GTTGTTCCCGATGGAGACTGGTTTTGCCCAGAATGTCGACCAAAGCAGCGTTCCAGACGCCTCTCATCCCGACAAAGACCTTCTGTGGAAAGTGATGAAGAGGCTGAAGAACTgattgaagaggaggaagatgaaacCAGTTATGAAGATACTGGACATAGTGAGGAAGAAGGTTATGAAGATGAAGAGGATGAGGACAACTCTGATTATCAAGAAGAGGATGATGAAAG CTTCTCCAAATCAAGAAAACCTCAAGTAAAACTAGCTTTAAGAACAAGAGCTGCAAAACTTGCAACCAGCATCTCAGGTCAATACAGCCAGCGTAAGAGTACTGGAAGATACAGTTCCCGGAGTCAGCAGAATACACCTAAGCAAACCGGATTTGCAAGTAAAGCTACTGGGAAGGGCATAAGAAAGACAAAGTCTGCTCCTCCATCAGTAGCAAAATCATCAAGACTTAGTAGCCGTACAACTCGTCAGAATCGAGATTTGCTACGAGCAGACACATTTATAGAGTTGACCAATCCCCAAAGGCGACGCCGAGGAAGGAAGACAGCAGACAATACTCCAGAGAGTAGTCCTTCCAGTTCTCTTGGCTTCAGAATTGTTGATGCTACAGattcaaaggaaaagaagagtTCTCCCATTCCTATTGTAAAAAATTCTCCTCAAGATACAGAGCCCAAAAAGAGGGGTAGGAAACGACAATCTACAG AGCCGTCTCCAATGCCTCTGAATAGGAGAAGTTCAGGACGTCAGGGTGGAGTTCATGAACTGTCTGCTTTTGAGCAGCTTGTTGTGGAATTGGTGCGCCATGATGACAGCTGGCCTTTTATGAAACTAGTGTCCAAAATCCAG GTACCAGACTACTATGATATTATCAAAAAACCTATTGCCTTAAACATAATCCGTGAAAAAGTCAACAAATGTGAATACAAGCTAGCTT CGGAATTCATTGAAGACATTGAACtgatgttttcaaactgctttgAGTATAACCCACGCAATACAAGTGAAGCAAAAGCTGGAACAAGACTTCAGGATTTTTTCCGTGTTCAGGCTCACAAGCTTGGACTTCCTGTTACTTCTGGTTACATGGACCGTGTTGCTCCAGCAGCCAAAAAATCCCGAATCTAA